A window of the Sphingomonas piscis genome harbors these coding sequences:
- a CDS encoding succinate dehydrogenase iron-sulfur subunit, with amino-acid sequence MAEFRLPKNSRITKGREHARESGQKLKTFKIYRYDPDTGANPRYDTYTIDLEKTGPMVLDALIRIKNEIDPTLTFRRSCREGICGSCSMNMDGRNGLACTTAINDIKGTVKITPLPHMEVVKDLVPDLTHAYAQYASIQPWLKSATPQPSGKERAQSPEDRAKLDGLYECILCFCCTTSCPSYWWNGGKFLGPAILLQAYRWLADSRDEMTGERLDQLEDPYRLYRCHTIMNCANVCPKGLNPAKAIAETKKMIAERAA; translated from the coding sequence TTGGCCGAGTTCCGCCTTCCCAAGAACAGCCGCATCACCAAGGGCCGCGAGCATGCGCGCGAGTCCGGGCAGAAGCTGAAGACGTTCAAGATCTACCGCTACGATCCCGATACGGGCGCCAACCCGCGCTACGACACCTACACCATTGATCTCGAGAAGACCGGACCGATGGTGCTCGACGCCCTCATCCGCATCAAGAATGAGATCGACCCGACGCTGACATTCCGCCGTTCCTGCCGTGAGGGCATTTGCGGTTCCTGCTCGATGAACATGGATGGCCGCAACGGTCTTGCCTGCACCACGGCGATCAACGACATCAAGGGCACGGTGAAGATCACCCCGCTGCCGCACATGGAGGTGGTCAAGGACCTGGTTCCCGACCTGACCCATGCTTACGCCCAATATGCGTCGATCCAGCCGTGGCTGAAGTCGGCGACTCCGCAGCCGTCGGGCAAGGAGCGGGCGCAATCGCCGGAGGACCGCGCCAAGCTGGACGGCCTGTACGAGTGCATCCTCTGCTTCTGCTGCACCACCAGCTGCCCGAGCTACTGGTGGAACGGCGGCAAGTTCCTGGGTCCCGCCATCCTGCTCCAGGCCTATCGCTGGCTGGCCGACAGCCGCGACGAAATGACGGGCGAGCGGCTTGATCAGCTCGAGGATCCTTACCGGCTCTACCGCTGCCACACGATTATGAATTGCGCGAACGTCTGCCCCAAGGGCCTGAACCCGGCCAAGGCAATCGCCGAGACCAAGAAGATGATTGCGGAGCGCGCCGCTTGA
- the glnE gene encoding bifunctional [glutamate--ammonia ligase]-adenylyl-L-tyrosine phosphorylase/[glutamate--ammonia-ligase] adenylyltransferase encodes MQMNIGPDRQVRANAVERARSFSPFLRAAAESRPEIVSAFVERGSEQAISLALQVADEAVDIRLRRQRLGLALAVALGDLSAELSLEQVTAALSDFADTAIDQAITAALLERAPDAPPAGFAAIALGKLGSSELNYSSDVDLLFLFDPETLPRHPRHPRQEAGEVAVRIGRRVIELLQARTAHGYAARVDLRLRPSPEATPIALPVNAAISYYESSALAWERAAFIRARAAAGDKLLGQMFLDAILPFVWRRSLDFGAIEEIRQVSVRIRDHYEQVQAFGPGYDLKRGRGGIREAEFFTQVQQLIHGGREPALRVPATLDALTALTDSGHMDADTAAAIGDAYRLLRTVEHRAQMIADQQTHRLPLDRDALDQIARLDGSPDGEALLDRLKPHVGAVGRLFDGLVSETGDRLSMDPQILQDELTAMGFAQVEQPAARIAEWRAGKARALRSAAAQSAFEAMLPTLMRAIASGPDPDHALNRFADIVERLSSGVNLFRLLEARPGLARDLALILSHAPILADQLARRPDLLDGLIDQSSYELPASAESVAERLRDAMAGQPYDQALDKARRLVNERRFALGVQLIAGRGDALEVAKGYSDVAEGTIVALADIAEAEFADSHGRIEGGELLLLALGRLAGQSLTHVSDLDIVYIFDAPPGAVSNGRRSLSATDYYNRLANRITAALSVPTAAGPLYDIDTRLRPQGVKGMLAVSLDGFVDYQRSEAWTWEHMALCRARPVRGTQEGKARLRRAIDAILTTPHDPAKVRADSAQMRLEMARHKPATGPLDIKLGPGGLVDLEFAIHTLQLISGAGLDPRLERAIAGLAGAGLMDAQMEADLCLLARLLVVLRLVAPSGGDPPPQSRELIARQCGYDSWDSLLEAHGEARQRIAELWLKVRDGK; translated from the coding sequence ATGCAGATGAACATCGGTCCCGACCGCCAAGTGCGGGCCAATGCCGTCGAACGGGCACGATCCTTCTCGCCCTTTCTGCGCGCGGCTGCGGAATCCCGACCTGAAATCGTGTCGGCATTCGTTGAGCGCGGAAGCGAGCAGGCGATTTCGCTTGCGCTTCAGGTTGCCGACGAAGCTGTCGACATTCGGCTTCGGCGTCAGCGGCTGGGACTTGCGCTTGCCGTCGCGCTTGGCGATCTCTCGGCCGAACTGTCGCTCGAGCAAGTAACTGCGGCACTTTCGGACTTTGCCGACACCGCAATCGATCAGGCGATTACCGCCGCTCTCCTCGAAAGAGCGCCCGATGCGCCGCCGGCAGGGTTTGCGGCGATCGCGCTGGGCAAGCTAGGCAGCAGCGAACTCAATTACTCGTCCGACGTCGACTTGCTGTTCCTCTTCGACCCGGAAACGCTGCCGCGTCATCCGCGTCATCCGCGTCAGGAGGCGGGCGAGGTTGCCGTGCGCATTGGCCGCCGAGTGATTGAGCTGCTCCAAGCACGAACCGCCCATGGCTATGCCGCGCGGGTGGACCTCCGCCTCCGCCCCTCCCCGGAGGCGACGCCGATCGCATTGCCGGTCAACGCCGCCATTTCCTATTATGAATCCAGCGCCCTGGCGTGGGAGCGGGCCGCCTTTATCCGCGCCCGCGCGGCCGCTGGCGACAAGCTGCTCGGCCAGATGTTCCTTGACGCCATTCTGCCATTCGTGTGGCGACGGTCGCTCGATTTCGGCGCAATCGAGGAAATTCGTCAGGTCAGCGTTCGGATCCGCGACCATTACGAGCAGGTGCAGGCGTTCGGCCCCGGGTACGACCTCAAGCGCGGTCGCGGGGGGATCCGAGAGGCGGAATTCTTCACCCAGGTGCAGCAATTGATCCATGGAGGCCGCGAGCCGGCACTGCGCGTGCCCGCCACGCTCGATGCGCTGACCGCCTTGACCGACAGCGGCCACATGGACGCGGACACCGCCGCCGCGATCGGCGACGCCTACCGGCTGCTGCGAACGGTGGAACATCGCGCGCAAATGATCGCCGATCAGCAGACACACCGTCTTCCGCTCGATCGCGACGCGCTGGATCAGATTGCCAGGCTCGACGGATCGCCGGATGGGGAGGCGCTGCTGGACCGCCTCAAGCCCCACGTCGGTGCCGTCGGCCGTCTTTTCGACGGCCTGGTCAGCGAGACCGGCGACCGGCTGTCGATGGATCCGCAGATTCTGCAGGACGAACTCACTGCCATGGGCTTCGCTCAGGTTGAGCAGCCGGCCGCCCGCATCGCCGAGTGGCGGGCCGGAAAGGCACGCGCGCTCCGCTCGGCCGCCGCGCAGTCGGCGTTCGAAGCGATGCTGCCGACCCTGATGCGGGCGATCGCCAGCGGTCCCGATCCCGACCATGCCCTCAACCGCTTCGCCGACATCGTCGAACGCTTGTCGAGCGGCGTGAACCTCTTCCGTTTACTGGAGGCGCGGCCGGGGCTTGCCCGTGATCTGGCTCTCATCCTGTCCCATGCGCCGATCCTCGCCGATCAGCTCGCCAGGCGACCCGACCTTCTGGACGGCCTGATCGATCAGTCCAGTTACGAGTTGCCGGCATCGGCCGAGTCGGTGGCCGAGCGATTGCGCGACGCCATGGCTGGCCAGCCATATGACCAGGCGCTCGACAAGGCCCGGCGGCTGGTCAACGAACGTCGATTCGCACTTGGAGTGCAGCTGATCGCAGGCCGCGGCGACGCGTTGGAAGTCGCCAAGGGTTATAGCGACGTCGCCGAAGGGACCATTGTCGCACTTGCCGACATTGCGGAAGCGGAGTTCGCCGACAGCCATGGAAGGATCGAGGGCGGCGAACTCCTCCTGCTTGCCCTCGGGCGGCTCGCGGGGCAGTCGCTGACCCACGTCTCGGACCTCGACATCGTCTATATCTTCGATGCGCCGCCCGGAGCGGTGTCGAACGGCCGCCGTTCGCTGAGCGCGACAGACTATTACAATCGGCTCGCCAATCGGATCACCGCTGCACTGAGCGTCCCGACTGCGGCGGGCCCACTGTACGACATCGACACGCGTCTTCGTCCGCAAGGAGTGAAGGGGATGCTTGCCGTCTCACTGGACGGGTTCGTCGACTATCAGCGAAGCGAAGCCTGGACATGGGAGCATATGGCCCTTTGTCGGGCGCGACCGGTGCGCGGTACGCAAGAAGGAAAGGCACGGTTGCGGCGGGCGATCGATGCGATCCTGACCACGCCGCACGACCCGGCCAAGGTGCGGGCCGATTCCGCCCAGATGCGGCTTGAGATGGCGCGCCACAAACCTGCCACTGGACCGCTCGACATCAAGCTGGGCCCGGGCGGGCTGGTCGACCTGGAATTCGCGATCCACACGCTTCAATTGATCAGCGGCGCCGGGCTTGATCCGCGGCTTGAGCGAGCGATCGCGGGTCTCGCAGGTGCGGGGCTTATGGATGCTCAGATGGAGGCGGACCTATGCCTTCTTGCGCGGTTGCTTGTCGTGTTGCGCCTCGTCGCCCCGTCGGGCGGAGATCCGCCGCCGCAATCGCGGGAGCTGATCGCCCGGCAGTGCGGATACGACAGTTGGGACAGCCTGCTTGAAGCGCATGGAGAGGCGCGGCAGAGGATTGCGGAGCTCTGGTTGAAGGTTAGGGACGGCAAATGA
- the mdh gene encoding malate dehydrogenase, translating into MARKKIALIGAGNIGGTLAHLAAQKELGDIVLFDVVEGVPQGKALDLSQCGPVEGFDAKITGSNDYADIAGADVIIVTAGVARKPGMSRDDLLGINLKVMKAVGEGIKANAPDAFVICITNPLDAMVWALREFSGLPHNKVVGMAGVLDSARFSHFLAEEFNVSIRDVNTFVLGGHGDTMVPVVEYSTVNGIPVPDLIKMGLSTQERIDDIVKRTRGGGGEIVALLKTGSAFYAPAASGIAMAEAYLNDQKRILPCAAYVSGEYGVNDLYVGVPVMIGAGGVEKIVEIELDDTAKQNLQVSVEAVKELLDACKQIDGSLA; encoded by the coding sequence ATGGCTCGCAAGAAGATCGCGCTGATCGGCGCCGGTAATATCGGCGGCACCCTCGCTCACCTCGCTGCTCAGAAGGAATTGGGCGACATCGTCCTGTTCGATGTCGTTGAGGGCGTTCCCCAGGGCAAGGCGCTCGACCTGTCGCAGTGCGGCCCGGTCGAAGGCTTTGATGCCAAGATCACCGGCTCCAACGATTATGCCGACATCGCCGGCGCGGATGTGATCATCGTCACCGCGGGTGTCGCTCGCAAGCCAGGCATGAGCCGCGACGACCTGCTCGGCATCAACCTCAAGGTCATGAAGGCTGTGGGGGAGGGCATCAAGGCCAATGCGCCGGACGCCTTCGTCATCTGCATCACCAACCCGCTCGACGCGATGGTGTGGGCACTTCGCGAATTCTCAGGGCTCCCGCACAACAAGGTCGTCGGCATGGCCGGCGTTCTCGACAGCGCGCGGTTTAGCCACTTCCTGGCGGAAGAGTTCAACGTCTCAATCCGCGACGTGAACACCTTCGTGCTCGGCGGCCACGGCGACACGATGGTGCCGGTGGTCGAATATTCGACCGTCAACGGCATCCCCGTTCCCGACCTCATCAAGATGGGCCTGTCGACGCAAGAGCGGATAGACGATATCGTGAAGCGCACCCGCGGCGGCGGCGGCGAAATCGTGGCGCTGCTGAAGACCGGATCCGCTTTCTACGCACCGGCCGCGAGCGGCATCGCAATGGCTGAGGCCTACCTCAACGATCAGAAGCGCATCCTCCCCTGCGCCGCCTACGTCAGCGGCGAATATGGCGTGAACGACCTATATGTCGGCGTGCCGGTGATGATTGGCGCGGGCGGCGTCGAGAAGATCGTCGAGATCGAACTGGACGACACGGCCAAGCAGAACCTTCAGGTCAGCGTCGAGGCCGTCAAGGAACTGCTCGACGCCTGCAAGCAGATCGACGGCTCGCTGGCATAA
- a CDS encoding peroxiredoxin, translating into MNEGDKAPAIDVTASDGSTVNLATPGQPLVLYFYPKDDTSGCTREAQDFTALAGDFAAAGAKVIGVSRDPMKKHDKFIEKYSLAVPLASDEDGRISDAFGTWVEKSMYGRKYMGMERATFLIGADGTVVKAWRKVKVPGHAAEVLKAVQAVS; encoded by the coding sequence ATGAACGAAGGCGACAAGGCACCGGCGATCGATGTGACCGCCAGCGACGGCTCAACCGTCAACCTCGCCACGCCGGGGCAGCCGCTGGTGCTTTATTTCTACCCCAAGGACGACACGTCGGGCTGCACCCGCGAGGCGCAGGACTTCACCGCGCTCGCGGGCGACTTCGCGGCAGCGGGCGCAAAGGTGATCGGCGTCTCGCGCGATCCGATGAAGAAGCATGACAAGTTCATCGAGAAGTACAGCCTCGCCGTCCCGCTCGCTTCCGACGAGGACGGCCGCATCTCCGATGCCTTCGGCACCTGGGTCGAAAAGTCGATGTACGGCCGCAAATATATGGGCATGGAACGCGCGACCTTCCTGATCGGCGCCGACGGCACGGTCGTGAAGGCCTGGCGGAAGGTGAAGGTGCCGGGGCATGCGGCGGAGGTGCTGAAGGCGGTTCAGGCAGTCAGCTGA
- a CDS encoding sensor histidine kinase produces MSFRRWFASFPTAAKLLLILTAAIVPVAILLIFFANGEIVEANRALRGRTDDQARAAVREMESLVARNVLALRIGANAAYSGGLAGSCDRAQRALSIAPGVAKNFELDDVNGKPICTVGESAITAGLPLVAPGAVVLRLAPDRDALVLRVGVNGGMATGTISLNELREIAEAGTADLDSLILSDGYRRLTIFDRPDPPSDDRVPVLLNHDIGNGQIAARASAAMPRISTLDRLLLLMPLLMWVLAALITWLLVTRLLIRPLKHLQRGVAAYTPGEPVELPRKLGPATEIRELRDAFRRAFSRVEESEQEMVLALDGQRRLVREVHHRVKNNLQVVASLLNIHSRSAPTPEAQHAYAAIARRVGALSIVHRNHFAEMEENRGIALRPLLTELAAELRAGAPEGARGFMIELELEAMHSTQDVAVSVAFLITEIVEFAMLNRPSAEVDVTLRRTSELTARLSVGSPVLNPDETDQPGKVQFERIVSGLAKQLRSPLDRRLGRYSVDLPVFPN; encoded by the coding sequence ATGAGCTTTCGCCGCTGGTTCGCCTCTTTTCCGACGGCCGCCAAACTTCTCCTGATCCTAACGGCCGCGATCGTACCCGTGGCAATTCTTCTCATCTTTTTCGCCAATGGCGAGATCGTGGAGGCGAACCGGGCTCTTCGCGGACGCACGGACGACCAAGCCCGCGCGGCGGTTCGCGAGATGGAAAGCCTGGTCGCGCGCAACGTCCTGGCGCTTCGAATCGGCGCGAACGCCGCTTACTCGGGCGGGCTGGCGGGCAGCTGCGACCGCGCGCAACGGGCGCTCAGCATCGCGCCGGGCGTCGCCAAGAATTTCGAACTGGACGACGTCAACGGCAAGCCGATCTGCACCGTTGGCGAAAGCGCAATCACCGCCGGGCTGCCGCTGGTGGCGCCGGGTGCAGTCGTTCTGCGCCTGGCACCGGATCGGGACGCGCTGGTGCTGCGGGTCGGCGTGAATGGCGGAATGGCGACCGGCACGATATCCCTCAACGAACTAAGAGAGATTGCCGAGGCCGGAACCGCTGACCTCGATTCGCTCATACTGTCGGACGGCTATCGACGGCTCACCATTTTCGACCGCCCCGACCCCCCTTCCGATGACCGAGTTCCGGTTCTGCTGAATCACGACATCGGCAACGGCCAGATCGCCGCCCGCGCCTCAGCCGCCATGCCGCGGATATCGACGCTCGATCGGCTGCTTCTCCTCATGCCGCTTCTGATGTGGGTGCTGGCGGCCCTGATCACTTGGCTGCTGGTCACCCGTTTGCTCATCCGCCCGCTCAAGCACCTTCAGCGCGGCGTCGCCGCTTACACGCCCGGCGAGCCGGTCGAACTCCCACGAAAACTCGGCCCCGCGACGGAAATCCGCGAGCTTCGGGATGCCTTTCGGAGGGCCTTCAGCCGGGTGGAGGAATCCGAGCAGGAAATGGTCCTTGCGCTTGACGGCCAGCGCCGCCTGGTTCGCGAGGTCCATCACCGGGTGAAGAATAATCTTCAGGTCGTCGCGTCCCTGCTCAACATCCACAGCCGCAGCGCGCCTACGCCCGAGGCGCAACATGCCTATGCCGCCATCGCCCGTCGCGTCGGGGCACTCTCGATCGTCCACCGCAACCATTTTGCGGAAATGGAGGAGAATCGCGGGATCGCGCTCCGGCCGCTCCTTACCGAGCTAGCCGCGGAACTTCGGGCCGGTGCGCCCGAGGGCGCCCGAGGCTTCATGATCGAACTTGAGCTGGAGGCGATGCATTCGACCCAGGACGTGGCGGTCTCCGTCGCCTTCCTGATCACGGAAATCGTCGAGTTCGCCATGCTAAACCGGCCGAGCGCCGAAGTGGATGTGACGCTGCGGCGAACGAGCGAACTCACCGCCCGCCTGTCGGTGGGAAGTCCTGTTCTCAACCCTGACGAGACTGATCAGCCGGGCAAGGTTCAGTTCGAACGGATCGTTTCTGGCCTCGCCAAACAGCTCCGCTCGCCCCTTGATCGGCGCCTCGGACGCTACTCGGTGGACCTGCCCGTATTCCCGAACTGA
- a CDS encoding NepR family anti-sigma factor, whose product MHQADRKEASSGDDGASNKKSDAKDRRKPPAEVSRALRSVYDDTLREDVPDDFMDLLGKLS is encoded by the coding sequence TTGCATCAAGCGGATCGAAAGGAAGCGTCCTCCGGCGACGACGGCGCTTCGAACAAAAAAAGCGATGCAAAGGATCGGCGCAAACCGCCGGCCGAGGTCAGCCGCGCGCTGCGCAGCGTCTATGACGACACCTTGCGCGAAGACGTTCCTGACGACTTCATGGACCTGCTCGGAAAGCTTAGCTGA
- the tatB gene encoding Sec-independent protein translocase protein TatB, producing MFGIDSSELLVVAVLALLFIGPKELPRVLMTVGRWVGQVRGYARHFTSGIENVIREAELEEMERRWREENERIMREFPALEAPVVTGQDLPPPAAEGGLTEPQTEDATPDQRHLPPEQRELP from the coding sequence GTGTTCGGCATCGATTCTTCAGAGCTGCTCGTCGTGGCAGTGCTCGCTCTGCTGTTCATCGGGCCCAAGGAACTGCCTCGGGTCCTGATGACCGTTGGTCGATGGGTCGGACAGGTGCGGGGCTACGCCCGCCACTTCACCTCGGGGATCGAGAATGTCATTCGCGAGGCGGAGCTTGAGGAGATGGAGCGCCGCTGGCGCGAGGAAAATGAGCGTATCATGCGCGAATTTCCCGCCCTTGAGGCTCCGGTCGTAACTGGCCAAGATCTACCGCCGCCCGCAGCCGAAGGGGGTTTGACGGAGCCGCAAACGGAGGATGCGACGCCCGATCAGCGTCACCTTCCGCCAGAGCAGCGCGAACTGCCATGA
- a CDS encoding sigma-70 family RNA polymerase sigma factor: MGNALADDSQEVLEVPHEPVPLSDPEFKEQLASVIPHLRAFGRSLSGSRDLADDLVQETLLKAWAARKRFQAGTNMRAWTFIILRNLFLSQMRRARFKGEWDDVTASKILAAPASQDRHIELGDMQRALLHLPQPQREALILVGAGGFAYEEAAEICGCAVGTIKSRVARGRVALENLLSSGKLPSRRQHKQDPDKSALQTIMNEVDELSGEHGEF, from the coding sequence GTGGGGAACGCGTTGGCCGACGACAGCCAGGAAGTTTTGGAAGTTCCGCATGAGCCGGTTCCACTGTCGGATCCGGAATTCAAGGAACAGCTGGCAAGCGTCATCCCGCACTTGCGCGCGTTCGGGCGGTCGCTGTCCGGCAGCCGCGACCTGGCCGACGACCTCGTGCAGGAGACGTTGCTGAAGGCGTGGGCCGCGCGCAAGCGGTTCCAGGCCGGCACCAACATGAGGGCCTGGACCTTCATCATCCTTCGCAACCTGTTCCTCAGCCAGATGCGGCGCGCGCGCTTCAAGGGCGAGTGGGACGATGTCACGGCGTCCAAGATCCTTGCCGCGCCGGCAAGTCAGGACCGCCACATCGAACTCGGTGACATGCAGCGTGCCTTGTTGCACCTGCCGCAGCCCCAACGCGAAGCGCTGATCCTCGTCGGCGCTGGCGGCTTCGCCTATGAAGAAGCGGCGGAGATCTGCGGTTGTGCCGTGGGCACCATCAAGAGCCGCGTGGCCCGCGGTCGCGTTGCACTGGAAAACCTGCTGTCGAGCGGCAAGCTGCCTTCACGCCGCCAGCACAAGCAGGACCCGGACAAGTCGGCGCTTCAGACCATCATGAACGAGGTGGACGAACTTAGCGGCGAGCACGGCGAGTTCTGA
- a CDS encoding twin-arginine translocase TatA/TatE family subunit codes for MGGFSLWHILIFAVIVLLLFGGNRFSAMMGDVAKGLKSFKQGMADDDKPVERHESRPLPRSQDPIDVTPRQTDTTSTAREDDRR; via the coding sequence ATGGGCGGTTTCAGCCTTTGGCATATCCTGATCTTCGCGGTGATCGTGCTGCTTCTGTTCGGCGGCAACCGCTTCTCGGCCATGATGGGCGACGTGGCAAAGGGCCTCAAGAGCTTCAAGCAGGGCATGGCTGATGACGACAAGCCGGTAGAGCGGCATGAGAGCCGCCCCCTTCCGAGGTCGCAGGATCCGATCGACGTGACCCCGCGCCAGACCGACACGACCTCGACGGCGCGCGAGGACGATCGGCGCTAA
- a CDS encoding response regulator, whose protein sequence is MSLGQELAPHLPFLRRYARALTGSQAHGDAFVRATLEAIVASPDEFPRDVDPRLGLYRTFHAIWSTANIEEGEEPQREYSGAEGIAQARLSRITPLSRQALLLTALEGFSSEDASYLIGASPSDVESLVAEALSEIERQTHADVLIIEDEPIIAMDIETIVRDLGHNVTGVAVTRDEAVSQARQHPPGLVLADIQLADDSSGIDAVKDILAEFSVPVIFITAFPERLLTGTRPEPTFLITKPFQRSTVKAAIAQALFFDAATVPAA, encoded by the coding sequence ATGTCCCTTGGCCAGGAACTCGCCCCCCATTTGCCCTTCCTTCGCCGTTATGCCCGTGCGTTGACAGGCAGCCAGGCGCATGGCGACGCCTTTGTGCGCGCTACCTTGGAAGCCATCGTTGCAAGCCCCGACGAGTTTCCGCGCGATGTCGATCCGCGGCTCGGCCTGTACCGCACATTTCATGCGATCTGGTCGACCGCCAACATCGAGGAAGGCGAGGAGCCGCAGCGTGAATATTCGGGCGCTGAAGGGATTGCCCAGGCGCGCCTGTCCCGGATCACCCCGCTCTCGCGCCAGGCCTTGTTGCTGACTGCGCTTGAAGGCTTTTCGTCGGAGGACGCTTCCTATCTGATCGGCGCCAGCCCGTCGGACGTCGAGTCTCTCGTCGCAGAAGCGCTGAGCGAGATCGAACGGCAGACCCATGCCGACGTGCTGATCATCGAGGATGAGCCGATCATCGCGATGGATATCGAAACCATCGTTCGAGACCTCGGCCACAACGTCACCGGCGTTGCGGTCACCCGCGACGAAGCGGTGTCGCAAGCGCGCCAGCATCCGCCGGGACTGGTCCTCGCCGACATTCAACTTGCGGACGACTCAAGCGGGATCGACGCGGTGAAGGACATCCTGGCGGAATTCTCGGTCCCCGTGATCTTCATCACGGCATTCCCCGAGCGCCTGCTGACCGGCACTCGTCCGGAGCCGACCTTTTTGATCACCAAGCCGTTCCAGCGCTCGACGGTAAAAGCCGCGATCGCCCAGGCCCTCTTCTTCGACGCGGCCACGGTTCCCGCGGCTTAA
- the scpB gene encoding SMC-Scp complex subunit ScpB has product MDEFARAVEATLFASAVPLTVQEIGEHSGDGDVDEALTALQALYEGHGIELVERGGRWHFQTAPDLAHLLRRTREEPRRLSRAATETLAIIAYHEPVSRAEIEAIRGVQISKGTLDVLMDSGWVRPAGRREAPGRPLLYATTGEFLSHFGLQSRRDLPGIDDLKAAGLLDPLDEAMNGSLGQLQLESGDKED; this is encoded by the coding sequence ATGGATGAATTCGCCCGTGCGGTCGAAGCCACCCTGTTTGCTTCCGCTGTTCCCCTCACCGTTCAGGAGATCGGCGAGCATTCGGGCGATGGCGATGTGGATGAAGCGCTGACTGCCTTGCAGGCGCTCTACGAAGGGCATGGCATAGAGTTGGTCGAGCGTGGCGGACGCTGGCATTTCCAGACGGCGCCCGACCTCGCGCACCTGCTTCGCCGTACTCGCGAGGAGCCGCGCCGACTCTCGCGGGCGGCGACGGAGACCCTAGCCATCATCGCCTATCACGAGCCTGTCAGCCGCGCCGAGATCGAGGCGATCCGGGGTGTCCAGATCTCCAAGGGCACGCTCGACGTTCTGATGGACTCAGGCTGGGTCCGGCCGGCCGGCCGCCGCGAGGCGCCGGGACGGCCGTTGCTTTATGCCACGACCGGAGAGTTCCTCAGCCACTTCGGCCTGCAATCGCGGCGCGACCTGCCTGGCATCGACGACCTCAAGGCGGCGGGTCTCCTCGATCCGCTGGACGAGGCGATGAACGGCTCCCTTGGACAACTGCAACTGGAAAGCGGCGACAAGGAGGACTAA
- the zapE gene encoding cell division protein ZapE, which produces MTAIRSAYDQLVTAGELRADPAQLRAVAALERLAAGMARRQGLFARLLGKPAKGCDGVYLWGGVGRGKSMLMDLAFEHLDVGPKRRVHFHAFMLEVHTRLREARRSEGGDPIEAVAEAIADEAKLLAFDEMVVNNPPDAMILSRLFTRLLDIGVKVVTTSNRPPADLYKDGLNRELFLPFIDLIGRRMDVVEVNGATDYRLDRLTGVQVWHVPNGPEATAKLSEAFFKLTDYDVADRAKVPSEELAVGGGRTLHVPKSLKGVAVFSFKRLCGEARGASDYLAVAQRFHTVIIVGIPVLGPEKRNEAARFVTLIDALYEHRVKLLAAADAQPAGLYPSGHGSFEFQRTVSRLEEMRSADYLAEGHGTIS; this is translated from the coding sequence GTGACGGCCATTCGCTCGGCCTATGATCAGCTCGTCACTGCCGGAGAACTCAGGGCTGACCCGGCGCAGCTCCGGGCAGTCGCGGCGCTGGAGCGGCTGGCGGCCGGGATGGCACGGCGCCAGGGTCTGTTCGCACGATTGCTCGGCAAGCCGGCAAAGGGCTGCGACGGCGTCTACCTGTGGGGCGGCGTCGGGCGGGGCAAGTCGATGCTGATGGACCTCGCCTTCGAGCATCTCGACGTCGGGCCGAAGCGCCGCGTCCACTTCCACGCCTTCATGCTCGAGGTTCACACCCGGCTTCGCGAGGCGCGCAGGAGCGAGGGCGGCGACCCGATCGAGGCAGTGGCGGAGGCCATCGCGGACGAGGCCAAGCTGCTCGCCTTCGACGAGATGGTGGTGAACAACCCGCCCGACGCTATGATCCTGTCGCGGCTGTTCACCCGTCTGCTCGATATCGGCGTCAAGGTGGTCACCACCTCCAACCGGCCGCCTGCGGACCTCTACAAGGACGGGCTTAATCGCGAGCTGTTCCTGCCCTTCATCGACCTGATCGGCCGGCGGATGGACGTCGTGGAGGTGAACGGCGCCACCGACTACCGGCTCGACCGGTTAACGGGCGTACAGGTCTGGCACGTGCCGAACGGCCCGGAGGCAACCGCGAAGCTGAGCGAGGCGTTTTTCAAGCTGACCGACTATGACGTCGCGGATCGCGCCAAGGTGCCATCGGAGGAGCTGGCGGTCGGCGGCGGGCGGACTTTGCACGTGCCCAAGAGCCTGAAAGGCGTCGCCGTCTTCTCCTTCAAAAGGCTGTGCGGAGAGGCGCGCGGCGCCAGCGACTATCTCGCCGTCGCCCAGCGTTTCCACACCGTGATCATCGTCGGCATCCCGGTGCTCGGCCCTGAAAAGCGCAACGAGGCGGCCCGCTTCGTCACCCTGATCGACGCGCTCTACGAACATCGCGTCAAGCTGCTCGCCGCCGCGGACGCGCAACCTGCGGGGCTCTACCCGTCGGGCCACGGCAGCTTCGAGTTCCAGCGGACCGTTAGCCGTCTGGAGGAGATGCGCAGCGCCGATTACCTCGCGGAGGGGCACGGTACGATCAGCTGA